In a genomic window of Acropora muricata isolate sample 2 unplaced genomic scaffold, ASM3666990v1 scaffold_758, whole genome shotgun sequence:
- the LOC136908333 gene encoding dual specificity tyrosine-phosphorylation-regulated kinase 2-like, translating to MITTSQRKPLPVSKRSTGGDAIYVDRNGNADVLPPLKPSTKGNVKQHESSISGALPLVGGVQVQQLFEEETNQQNKSKIVNEKQGLPAVHRPISVSGNGSPTSGRRSSVNGSGHKNRGLPMAPETAMKQFMQKLTSFEHHEIFNYPQIWFVGPNAKKRQGVVGGSNNSGYDDDQGSYIQVPHDHIAYRYEVVKIIGKGSFGQVVKAYDHKTQTNVALKMVRNEKRFHRQAQEEIRILEHLRKQDKDNNHNIIHMLEHFTFRGHVCMTFELLSMNLYELIKKNKFQGFSLQLVRKFAHSILQCSDALYRNRIIHCDLKPENILLKQQGRSGIKVIDFGSSCYEHQRIYTYIQSRFYRAPEVILGARYGMAIDMWSFGCILAELLTGYPLFPGEDEGDQLACIIELSGMPPQKLIDGSKRAKNFINSKGHPRYCTATTLPDGNTVLTGGRSRHGKTRGPPGSKTFTTALKGCDDAQFIDFLQRCLEWDPAQRMTPSQALRHPWLRRRLPRAPDANSNEKSGFQRQNSGSFVSKLPPAAPTSGKAKPRRQIEEIVDDGNESAKLNTRTVLPKIVGR from the coding sequence ATGATAACAACGAGTCAACGGAAGCCTTTACCGGTTTCTAAGCGCAGTACAGGAGGAGATGCCATTTATGTTGACAGGAATGGGAACGCGGACGTTTTGCCACCTTTGAAACCGTCGACGAAAGGCAATGTCAAACAACATGAATCGAGCATTTCTGGTGCTCTTCCTCTCGTAGGAGGTGTTCAAGTGCAGCAGCTGTTTGAAGAAGAAACAAATCAACAGAATAAGAGCAAGATCGTGAATGAAAAACAAGGTTTACCAGCAGTTCATAGACCGATTTCTGTGTCAGGAAACGGGTCTCCAACATCGGGAAGACGGTCTAGCGTGAATGGATCTGGGCATAAAAATCGTGGGCTGCCTATGGCTCCCGAGACGGCTATGaagcaatttatgcaaaaaTTAACGAGCTTTGAGCATCACGAAATCTTCAACTATCCACAAATCTGGTTTGTTGGACCAAACGCGAAGAAACGCCAGGGTGTGGTTGGTGGATCGAACAACAGCGGCTATGATGATGATCAGGGCTCGTACATCCAAGTTCCTCACGACCACATAGCTTACCGCTATGAAGTTGTCAAAATTATTGGTAAAGGAAGCTTTGGGCAAGTTGTAAAAGCCTATGATCACAAGACACAGACAAATGTCGCCCTTAAAATGGTGCGTAACGAAAAACGATTCCATCGTCAAGCCCAAGAAGAAATCCGAATTCTGGAACATTTGCGAAAGCAAGACAAAGATAATAATCACAATATTATTCATATGCTTGAACATTTCACCTTTCGGGGACATGTTTGTATGACATTCGAACTATTGAGTATGAATTTGTATGAACTTataaagaagaacaaatttcaaGGGTTTAGTTTACAGTTGGTTCGCAAATTCGCTCATTCGATTCTCCAATGCAGTGATGCATTATATCGTAACCGTATCATTCATTGCGATCTGAAGCCAGAGAACATTTTGCTCAAACAACAAGGCAGGAGTGGCATTAAAGTGATTGACTTTGGATCTAGCTGCTACGAACACCAACGTATTTATACATACATTCAAAGCAGGTTTTACCGCGCACCAGAAGTTATTCTTGGCGCACGGTATGGCATGGCGATTGATATGTGGAGTTTTGGATGCATTTTAGCCGAACTTTTGACGGGATATCCTTTGTTTCCTGGAGAAGATGAAGGAGACCAACTCGCTTGTATAATTGAACTCTCAGGAATGCCGCCTCAGAAGCTAATAGACGGATCAAAGAGGGCGAAAAACTTCATAAATTCCAAGGGTCATCCAAGATACTGTACAGCAACTACTCTGCCTGACGGAAACACGGTTCTTACTGGTGGTCGTTCGAGACACGGAAAAACAAGAGGACCACCTGGCTCTAAAACATTTACAACCGCTTTGAAAGGATGTGATGATGCCCAGTTCATCGATTTTCTGCAGAGATGTTTAGAATGGGATCCAGCGCAGCGAATGACTCCATCGCAAGCGCTTCGACATCCTTGGCTTCGTCGCAGATTACCAAGGGCTCCAGATGCGAACTCAAACGAGAAGAGTGGTTTTCAACGGCAGAATTCTGGCTCGTTTGTTTCGAAGTTACCACCAGCTGCCCCTACATCCGGCAAAGCGAAGCCTCGAAGGCAGATCGAAGAAATTGTAGATGATGGTAACGAATCGGCGAAGCTCAACACAAGAACTGTTCTCCCTAAAATAGTAGGAAGATAA
- the LOC136908335 gene encoding EKC/KEOPS complex subunit LAGE3-like, which yields MADATKELKLEISVPFATESEAQIALNSLSVDPEPKRGGVKKELVVKSNVLLVTMSSTEAKSLRVGANSFLDHLTLVVETIEAFGAGVEKS from the exons ATGGCCGACGCGACAAAGGAACTGAAGTT GGAGATTTCTGTGCCTTTTGCGACGGAATCTGAAGCACAGATTGCTTTAAATTCTCTCTCTGTTGATCCTGAGCCGAAGCGTGGTGGAGTGAAAAAGGAACTCGTCGTGAAAAGCAATGTGCTACTTGT GACAATGTCATCTACTGAAGCAAAGTCACTGAGGGTTGGTGCTAACTCATTTCTTGACCATTTAACTTTGGTTGTGGAGACAATAGAAGCATTTGGAGCGGGGGTTGAAAAATCATGA